Proteins encoded by one window of Rutidosis leptorrhynchoides isolate AG116_Rl617_1_P2 chromosome 7, CSIRO_AGI_Rlap_v1, whole genome shotgun sequence:
- the LOC139859386 gene encoding uncharacterized protein codes for MFPSSYSYSQNANLSKTPQEHYYPPSSSPSTNHLNSPHYNITVEDRTIYNELLQQENMIIFNDHSIHNINNIDHDDGFNKPNINATIKKRSSNDRHSKIITAQGPRDRRMRLSYDVAKRFFKLQDMLGFDKASNTVEWLLMKSEPNIQELLIQKGVSNIASSTSQYELMSENIEDGQSPKSFSSSNHKVKRKASSGLRKSSYLFRPFAKETREMARKRARERTTVKSTRLGFVTSAGDDQFSKYRPCLEQANHDQQANHFGPLIINPSEQPSTQFQIKQGMMGGNNYSLMTNNWNPSFLFNNNQPSGVLPQEHDIQMFANLWEGSI; via the exons ATGTTTCCCTCTTCGTATAGTTATAGCCAAAATGCGAATCTTTCGAAAACTCCACAAGAACATTACTACCctccatcatcatcaccatccacAAACCACCTTAACTCTCCACATTATAACATTACCGTAGAAGATAGAACAATCTACAATGAACTTTTGCAACAAGAAAATATGATCATCTTTAATGATCATAGCATTCACAATATTAACAACATTGATCATGATGATGGCTTCAATAAGCCAAACATAAACGCTACTATAAAGAAGAGATCTTCGAATGATCGACATAGCAAGATTATTACTGCTCAAGGACCTAGGGACCGAAGAATGAGATTGTCCTATGATGTTGCAAAAAGGTTCTTCAAATTGCAAGATATGCTTGGATTCGATAAAGCTAGCAACACTGTCGAATGGTTGCTCATGAAATCAGAACCAAACATTCAAGAACTCTTAATCCAAAAGGGTGTTTCCAACATTGCATCTTCTACCTCACAATATGAACTTATGTCCGAAAATATCGAGGACGGTCAAAGTCCAAAGTCATTTTCTAGTAGCAACCACAAAGTGAAGCGAAAGGCGAGTAGTGGGCTTAGAAAAAGCTCGTATCTTTTTCGCCCTTTCGCTAAAGAAACGAGAGAAATGGCAAGAAAAAGGGCAAGAGAGAGGACAACGGTAAAAAGTACTAGACTTGGTTTTGTTACTAGTGCTGGTGATGATCAATTCTCAAAATATAGACCATGTTTGGAGCAAGCAAACCATGATCAACAGGCGAATCATTTTGGGCCGTTGATCATAAATCCATCCGAACAGCcgagcacccaattccaaattaaACAAGGAATGATGGGTGGTAACAATTATTCATTGATGACAAACAATTGGAACCCTTCTTTCTTGTTCAATAATAATCAGCCCTCTGGAGTACTTCCTCAAGAG CATGACATTCAGATGTTTGCTAATTTATGGGAAGGCAGTATTTAG